The Lodderomyces elongisporus chromosome 6, complete sequence region CTTGAGATTCGTATAAAGCTTTGAGACATTCTTTGAGCTTTTGATTCGGAATTTTTTGGTGATTCGAATCAAATAGTGGAAAATAAACCAAATCAGTAATCCAATCCAGCATGCAAACAATATCCCACCAAACACCAAGCACGTAGTGGACACACTCATATATTTCTCACCCCTCTCattttgatattgttgcTCTAATGTGGAATTGTAAAACGGTGAAGAGGTATAATTGTGGCTTGAGTAATCGTCATTTTTGGTAATGATATGCATTGAATCGGCACTTGCTCCTTCAACCGTTGATAGTGTTGAAGACGATGCCctggaagaaaaagaagaagaagaagggtCGCTGCTAACGCCAAATGTAAACACCGTCAGTGGTATCATCAATTCTTCGTAAGGTGTTGTGAATGAAAACGCGCATTTACTCAACTCCCAATAGCTGGCAAAATTCCGATGCCTGCCATTGATGTCATTGGCAGCTAAAAACATAAATGATGTAATCACTAAGAATGGCATACCAAAGGTGTAAAACCATAGCTGTAGGACATGTCCCAATATCAAGtacaaatttttctttgagaAAAAGGCAAATGTTGATGAGTTTCCATGAATTAGTCGCTGATTTGGAAGCCATTTTCGCAACATGCGATCAAACACTTTTTTGACAAAGATAAACAATTGTCTGGCTACCACAATGAGACAGCATAGAGCACAAAGAACGATCATAAAGTTTGGCCATAGGTCAATTAGCTCAAGTCCTCCGCCATATAACGCCAATGTTGATAACCCGCCGCTCGATAAAGTGACATACACATTATCTTCCTTATAAATCTCCATCTCTTTGCTATGAGACACAGCTGTTATTCCAAGAAGCATACACCATTTAACCAGGCCAATCATTGGTTGTAAAAAACCTGGGTATGCAAGTCCCAATCCCCCAAGGAACGAGACATATTGCAAGTACATAATAAGGCCAATTACACTGGCATCGACTTGTTCGAGCAATTTCTTGTTGCAGAAAGTCGAAGCcttgaataaaaaagggTTTGACGATTCTTGGTATGACGAGTAGGACacaataaatatatttatggCCGCCGCTGCGGACATCAATGTCAACACCCCCAAAATAACCAAATCAGATATTGCATCTGGCTGAAATGGCGTGACGTAGGAATTGCCGCATCCTATTGTACTTGACTCGTTGTCGTTTGAAATGACTGAAAATTTGACTTGATAAGAACCCAACCGATGGAAATGTTCACTCACGTCTGCTTCATAATACAACATTATGGAGTCATTGTAGTAAAGCGGACACGACACCAAGGTCCCAGTGGAGTTGGAAAATAATGATTGTATAGTTGAGTTTGATCCAGCAAAGTCTTTGCCCGTGGGTTCACTTTCGTGGATTTCTTCCAACGAAGATACTACCAGAGTGATCTCCGCCTCTTCGTCGCCATCAGTGCCATCTTCCCCATCCAGTGGTATTGTTTTGCTGGCAAATCTTGGGCTATTTTGATATGCAGTGGTATTTTTGACCGAAACCATGTCGCAaaatcttttattttcgcTGATAAAGTTCTTCCCCATAAAGTCAATATCGATATGAAAGGTTGTATATCGGTTCGTAGTCAGGTTGACATCGGAAATGATAATGTCTCGATTTTTATTATCCTCTGGGTGTATACTCAACACTTGCGTATTGATAAAGAATTTCAACAACTTATTTTCTTCGTCGAGTGCTGCATCGGTAATGAAGGGCTTGAGTTTGAGATTATGAGAGCTGCAGAGCTTGCTGTCAACAAACGTGGCACTAACGAGCGAGAGCCACCAGCTTAAAAGCAAAACTTTCAATAGGAGCTGTTGTAGAAGCTGTTTTGATTGGAGTGGTCTTAGCGGTAGCAGTGATAGTAATGGTCGTGTGAGTATCATCGTGTagttattgtttttgaaactaTTTCAGCCATGGATTGTAGTTGTGTAAGGGATTGATGGATTGAGGATACAAGTGTAATAATCGGATTAGATGGACATATAAGATAGAAGGAACAATTACTGCTCGCTGGAACTGTATCTTTTGagttcttgtttttgtttttgtttttttgttcttctttctttgcagAATTTAGAAAACAGGGAGGGAATGGTGATTAATATGTTAGATGTAATGCTTGTAGGAACTGTATTGACGGTAGAGTTGAGAGATATGTGTAAATGAAATGAATTGTAAATTGATTATCGGAATAGTCACAATACCGTTCTGAAAAGCCCAGaactcccccccccccccccccccccaaaaaaaaaaaaagaagaaaaaaaaattttaaaaaaaaataataaaaaataaaaatatatattttactTAAGGTACTGAAATTTCTAAAGAGAAACAGATTGTAGGATCTCATTACTTCAGTGGATCTATTACAAAAGTTTCGTATCACAACTGATATTTCAGAGCTAAAACGGAACGGGGGAGGgggagaagagaaagacgACAAGGGTGGAaaggaaagcaaaagcaatcAAAAGTAAGAAGAACATCTTTAAACATGTACAGGTTGGTGTCTCATCTTGTTTAAATATTGGTGCCTAAATTGTAAAGACAGGTATTGGAATTTGAGGTATTTTATGACTGCTCAGCCACAAAATTCAATACAACAATAAGtaattttttatctttcaaGACTCAAATTTCAGTTTTTACAACTGCAAAAAAATCCTAAAATTTTATTAAAATTTGAGGATGAAAAGGTGCCAGATGGAAGACCCAATGTGCAAAACGCAAGGCTTTTCCAGAGTGTTATATGCTAAACACATTCTAACTACAAGTGCTTGTGTGTTTGAAGAGGCACTTTCTTGACCAAATcccctttttatttttgagtTGCTTTgcccatttttttttttttcttctcacATTTGAGACAGAGAGTACTGATTGATCAGATTGAGAAGTATTGCGCTAACTTCCCAAAAGGGTAAACGGAATTACTtttataataaaaaaaaaaaagatctACTACTTCAAATACAAAGTGGGttaaaagcaaaattaTACTCACACGGTATAGAATagcttttatttctttctttcttacttactttttttcttttccgcTTTTTTCCCCTccaaaattgcaaaatattcTTGATGCAATCCGTCAAGTcttatttcaaaaaacatTTGACAACTCACCCAGAAACTGTTCGATGTTGCAGCGGggtgttggtgtttgcTGACTAATCGCGCACGAGATGCCcgcttcaaattttttttttcattttcattttccttttcgcATCCatcatttttgaaaaatttcatAATCGAAACCTTTAAATTTATCCAAAATATACGTTCTTTGAATAATTTCATTTTACTATCGCTACATTATTTGAAGTGAACTTTACCCTAAATAAGCATGTCAGAAGGTACATTATACTGTTTTTCTCCATCCCCAAGATCATTCATCTTGGAAGACCTCATCAAGTATTTCAAATTGGATGTTAAAATAACtgaggaaaaagatgagAGATACCACCGTTACTTCCCAATGGGTTTGACTCCAGCTTTCATTGGTAAGAAGGGTTACACCTTAACCGAAGTAATTGCCATTGCCAAGTACTTGTTCAGCTTGGTTCCACAAGACCAATTGAAAGGTCTTTTGGGTAAGAACGCGGCTCAATACGCTTCAATCTTGCAATGGGAATCATTCATTAATCAAGAATGGTTTGGTGCTTGGTTGCCAACTTTCTACATGATTGCTGGTTGGGCTCCatacaacaaaaaacaaaacgaCGAGTGCCATGtcaaattgaacaagaTGGCCGAGATCTTGTCAAACAGATTGAACGACTTCACTTACTTGGTTGGTGAAAGACTTACTTTTGCCGATTTATATGCTGCTTCTGTTGTTTCAAGAGGTTTGGAGACAAACTTGGGTGCACCATTTGCCGAGAAATACCCTGCCATCAGCAGATGGTTCAAAACCGTTTCTCAACATCCATTCTTCAACGGCAGATATGCCAACTTTGAATATATCAAAGAACCAATGGTTTACACTCCaccaaagaaagagaagaaggagaaggctGCTCAAGCTCCAGCTGCCAAGAAGGAAGCTTCTGCACCAaaagctgctgctgcttctgAACCAGCTGagccagcaccagcaccaaagCCAAAGCACCCATTGGAGGCCTTGGGTAAGCCAAAGGCTGCATTGGATGAATGGAAGAGAGTCTACTCCAACGAGGAGACTAGAGAAACTGCTATTCCAtggttttggaaaaacCAATACGACCCAGAAGAATGGTCATTGTGGAAGGTTGACTACAAATACAACGATGAGTTGACCTTGACCTTTATGTCCAACAACTTGGTTGGTGGTTTCTTCAACAGATTGTCTGCTTCAACCAAATACATGTTTGGATGTATGGTTGTTTACGgtgaaaacaacaacaatggtaTCACTGGTGCTTTCTTGGTCAGAGGTCAAGATTACGTTCCAGCTTTTGATGTTGCTCCAGATTGGGAATCTTATGAGTTCACCAAATTGGATGGCTCAAAGGAAGAAGTCCAAAAATTCGTCAACAACATGTTGGCTTGGGATGAGCCAGTCGAAGTCAATGGTgagaagagagaaattGCTGACGGAAAAGTTTTTAAATAGACAGAATAGAAACACTTACATCTATAGTTATAGACCTTCAAACTATTATTCTTTACGATACATTTGTGATAAACAACAAAGCTCTAATCGAAATACTccaaaatttaaatttcgTTTCATTAAACCATTAATAATCTATATACAAGAACCAAAATTGTACTTGTTCTTCGGATTGTTTGCTTATGTTTTTCCAACCACTTTCTCTCAAATGCTCAATTAGAATtaataacaaaaaataattgaaaaaaacataGAAAAACATAGaataacaaacaaacaaacaaacaaacaaacaaacaggAAAAAGACGAACAAATTTTCTTCAgcatagaaagaaaaaaaagacgaGTTTTGACAATAATGATACACTCGATCCTTGAATAAGACATTAGTACCAATCTTTTCAGATATAAAATCATTTCTCCTCCTCAGTCTTGATTCATTCTTCggcttttttttaaaaaaaaaaaatgataaaaaaaagcaaagcaagGAAGGAAACTCGAAACTCTGTTCTCTTTCATTATTGCTCATATTCTCCGCTTGCTTTTTGTTATTCAACTTAATCAagtttctttcctttcaaTTTAGGATACAATCTTTGCGCGTGGTAGTTGATAGTACTCCTCTCGACCTTCAGTGACTGTTGGTTCTCCATACAGTATTTCAAGTCATTGGCAAAAGACAAGCACGCCTGGCTACCTTCGCCATTGGAAGCCCAACAATTCAATAAAGAAGACATGAGCACCATGCAACTGTTACTTGACTGTGACAAGATAGGTTTACGAACACGTAATCTTGGAAGTGGTGGGAGGCTCTTTGGAGGTGGTCCAACTTTTTTGAATGCCATCGTGAATTTAAGATAATATTATTGTTTGAAATACTAAAACTGTAGCGggcaaaaccaaaattcAAACACTTGGACAGCAGTGCAAAGTGTGTATTACTtagtgtgttttttttttccgaTTCAGATAAACTTTGATTGAAAATTTCTTACTGGTATTGGTGGTAATGTCTTTCTGTGTCAAAAAggtaaaatgaaaaaaaaaagaagaaaaaaagaaaaaaagaaaaaggaaaacaaaaaaaagaggcaTGCGCTACCTGGAATATTCAAAgaacaaatgaaaaatagaCGGATTCAATCTATTCAATGGGTTACATTATATTCATTGAATTCATTAACTTCAATCTAgcagaaatgaaaagaatagtTTAAAAGACATGCGTGTATTTGAAAACTATGTAGTTGAATGaatagaagagaagaagaattcggaaaagaaaaaaaaataaaacaaaaaggggGGAGGAAACCCCACCAGCTAATTAAACCAATCTTCGGCATATGTGAGTAAGCTTTGGTTTACTCAATGAGGTTGCCGTCAAGGATGGTGAAATCGATGCGATTTGCACATTTTCCCAATTTCCGACTCTTTTGTGAGCTTTTATTGCCTCTAACGTCCAACTTTTTCACCCAATAGATCCTCTTGAAACATGAGTCCTTGAACGGTTTATATAGTATGGCATCTTTgctcttcatcttttgttttaccAATGGTAATTGAAAAGATGATGCAGAAAGAAATGCAGAACTCAGTGACAACGATGACCTCGAAGTTCTCTTGTTGATCTTGAAATAACGCCAAAGGCGAAACAGAATGTTATGGCCAATCTCTTTTACCAAGGACTTCATATACTTCTTGACGTCTCTTGTGTGGTCATATTTTATATTGAACAAGATTTCCACTTCATCtttcaaattcaacaaaaacaatttgtgTAAATGCTTGGTCAAGTTGCGTTCTCGGCGTTTAGAGAGCGGGAGAAAAATGTAAGGTGGTAGAATACTGAAACTCTTCCATATGTAAAAAGAACCAACTTGCTCATCTTTTATTTCGCAAAGTATGTATTGGTTGGATTTGATGTGGTCCTTATAGTAGTTTTTGTTTGCCGAAAGCAAAACAACGTTAGAGGTCTCCATCGTGGCCTTGATCTCATCTGTAAGGCGTTTTTTCATAATTCGGATCTCTTGAACGAGtctatttgtaatttgaTGATTGTTCAAATTTAGTCTTTGGTAGTTTTCAGTGCTCTTTACCGGGATGTAGTGTTTGGGGAGCCCCCATACATTGCTAAAGTATTCATGTGTAGCCTTTTGTACCTTGTTCAAgctgttgttattgttattggtggtggtgtgaTATAGCCCGTCATTCAGCCTACTCCTATTATTGTGATTATTTTCATAGTCGTAAAGACTTTGCAAAGGTTTGACTGTGGCTGGATTCACATTTATCGAGCCGTCGTGTTCTGGCAAATTGAAGTCAGCTTTTTTCAACTGAATCTTGTGGCCACCATACCTTGGCAAATCCTGTATAAATTCTCTTGGCCATACGGGTTTTTGCAAGAAATCGGATCTCAATGGCATACCTGTAAAGCTTCGATCAAATCCAACAACATTGTACGGGTACTTCATTCGATCATTCACCAATTCATAGACCCATGATCCCGCGTTAAACCGATCAGTTTCTCCTCTTCTGAGTTGTTTAAACTTGGACTGTATTCCTCTTATCGTTTGGTCGAGTTCGATAAAGTAATTATCATAGTCTATAATGATTTGTTTCAAGTATTTTTGATGCATTTCTTGATTTGAGTCAAGCTTAGCTAATTTCGAGTAAACTTCATCCACGCGCTCCATATCCTTGGGATCTGTGAGGTCCAATTCATCAGGGATCAGTCGTAGTATCTTTCTCGAGTCTATCCGTTTTGGATTTTCGAAACTTCCAAATGACGCATCGCCATCAAGTGCTAGTTGCAATAGGTAATCGCGACGCGACATGGATGAGACGCTGTCGTATAATTCTTTCTGTCGTTGTTGATTGAAATTCTCTAGAGCACTGGAATTGTTGTCCAGAAGCAGCGAgtcattgttgtttctcCTATTAGTGTTGGTCTTTTTACTATTGCTATGattaatgttgttgttgttatttttattattattattattgttattattattatcaacaacactatagccattgttgttgccacTGTTGAGGTTATTATatctctttgtctttgttccAAGTTCTGAAGATTTTCCcagttcttcttttgcgtCTATATTTTTATCACTTTCCATATTGGCATTTGACCAGTTCTGTTCCAGATTCTCGCCTTTTTCtcccttttctctttcttcttttccgtttccttttccagacccttcttcttcttttgattctttttcatcctGGCCCTTTTCTGTTTCATTTATGTTACCTTTTTGTAAACTAACGCCTAggtttttcaacaattccTTTGATTTTTCGTCTTTTAATAGTCTGGCAGATTTATGGAAGCGACCTAGCCTCTGTCCTTGATGTCGAATCGTGGAGCTGGCTAGTGTTATACGTGATCTCAGTGAATATGCTATTCTCAACATAAGGTATTGCAAGTTCAAGAGTTTAGGTGTAATATAAGTTGTGTAATTAGTTGTACTATTAGTTGTACTTATACTTTCTATTACTTTATGTAGATTTTCTTTCCTATTTTCTGCTGTTGCAATATTTTGGTTTGTTGTTAGTAGGTAACTAAAGATATGGTGATAAAGAGTCTTGAAAGTTAGTAAAACgaaatttgttgaaaagagaTTAggtatatgtatgtgtgtgtgtgtgtgtctgaATGTGTGAATCTTATTAAGTGTGAGTAAGCGGAAGAGAAAGATTGGAACTGTGTCAGAAAGGCCACTGTTGGTAGGTGATAAGAATTtaatcaaataaaaattaaaattaaaaaaaaaaaaatagacatCTAAATATATAATCACGTGACTTGACTTTATACTGTCAAATCTATCTATACaaactatatatatacatatatacatatatacatacaaacTATATATGCAGTTGGTATGTTAATGTTTTCGGTGCTAcaaatttatcaaattttttggttctttctttctaaaGTTTTTGGCTCACAAGGAATCATCACTAACGTTTAAAACTTTAGtagtatttcttttttttttgcacctCTTTCAATGAAACGGGATAACTGCTATATAgttgtctttttgttttcgatCTTTTTtatgaagaaaaggaaatgatATGATTATCTGGTGAACAACCAATATTTTTTATGTcccttttacttttctttgaaTTTTGCTTGTGTGTTCAATCTTTAATGGttcattcatttttttgacATTCTCCTTATGTTCTCTTTCTCATTATTTGGAAGATAATGAACTCTTCCTTTCGCCCcacagttttttttaaaaaaaaaaatatatatatataaagtaCATTTGCGAGAGTCGGTTATAGCACCTTCCAGAAGGGATACTAGAgaatgttttatttttttgaaaagtatAGATGGTTGACAACGGTAATATGATGATATCGAAATGATAAAATCAGCTTTGAACATACTTTACATATTGGTAAACCACATTTGAGGTAAGTtatctccttcttttttttgtttctttctttgcaatgtttcttttgcagAGACAAATGTTGGAGGGAGAAGGAAATGGAGTGAACTAGGGATCATGTACACCAGATTCGGGAATGATCTCCACGCTACCtgatattttcttttccattgaCAATTGCCACAGCTGCATCATTACTTTACGTTTAATATTGCAAAAGCTAATTTTACactatttatttttcagtgaaaaattaaattgaaaaagtgaaaaagaaaaatgaactataacaataataataacaataacaatattGAGTCAGTAATATTAGCATTTTTTGTATTCGAAAAAAgggcaaacaaaaaagaaagaacaaacaaatcgAACCATTATTACTCAATGTATAGTGGATGGTGAAACATATTTTGTAAGTTTTAAAGACGGAGTTGTGCCTTGCAAGCCATCTCCCTTCTCAACCAATGCGAGATCACGTGAAcacgtatatatatatatatatggaaaagaaaaaaattgtgtgAAGAAAATGTACGTGCAAAatgtaacaaaaaaaatatatatatatacactaGAAGTTGGTGAAGGATGATTTAAATTCCAAATCATCGCAACATAAATTGAAatgtttgaaaatgaaaaaaaaatttactctctacattctttttcttttttttcttcttcttcttttcttttcttttcctttactCTTTactcacaacaacaatgtttTATCAATTGCAGTTGCAATAGAGACTGAATGAAGTgaagaaggaggaaaagacaAGGGGGATGAGAATTTGAATGGAGTATGCGATTTCACAGATTTATCTCAAGAGTAAAGATACTCTGATGTTTGTGAAGTCAAATactatttcttttgatttctttcgtcctgtttttgcttttcaatttttttttcttaattctttatttcaagttcaagtatttttatttttttgaggATTTGATCTTTAGGATTATTTACAAgttgatattgatgatgatgagtaTTTGCAATGATGACAATCATGCTGTGCACCAGTCGGAACTTAAATGACAGACCCAGTATATACCCAAATTTCTGATTTCAAATACCATCATATCATATTGAAGTGTACAATAATACCAGTGATTTAATCTTTAGCAAGATACGTGATGCATGAATGTCATTGAACGAATTTCGTTTAATAATGACTAGGTAactttttctctattttttttctacgATCTGTTTTCTAgattctattttctttactcttttttctttgcaaacttttcaattgGTGCTTGAGTGTAGAGACGATGGGGTGGCGAATTTACTTgtgggtttttttttctttctttccttctctccttctttttgtttctctacCAAAATCTT contains the following coding sequences:
- the TEF4_2 gene encoding elongation factor EF-1 gamma subunit yields the protein MSEGTLYCFSPSPRSFILEDLIKYFKLDVKITEEKDERYHRYFPMGLTPAFIGKKGYTLTEVIAIAKYLFSLVPQDQLKGLLGKNAAQYASILQWESFINQEWFGAWLPTFYMIAGWAPYNKKQNDECHVKLNKMAEILSNRLNDFTYLVGERLTFADLYAASVVSRGLETNLGAPFAEKYPAISRWFKTVSQHPFFNGRYANFEYIKEPMVYTPPKKEKKEKAAQAPAAKKEASAPKAAAASEPAEPAPAPKPKHPLEALGKPKAALDEWKRVYSNEETRETAIPWFWKNQYDPEEWSLWKVDYKYNDELTLTFMSNNLVGGFFNRLSASTKYMFGCMVVYGENNNNGITGAFLVRGQDYVPAFDVAPDWESYEFTKLDGSKEEVQKFVNNMLAWDEPVEVNGEKREIADGKVFK